In one window of Deltaproteobacteria bacterium CG11_big_fil_rev_8_21_14_0_20_42_23 DNA:
- a CDS encoding riboflavin biosynthesis protein RibF, translating into MEVVYGSQAFPDSVLSPIVCMGNFDGVHSGHQILLQKTLEIAATQKGNACLYTFFPHPAQVLSRDAAPVLIQTLDQKIDFLSQFHLSFLIIEKFNAAFSELSPEAFFREIILDKLHPNTLIVGYDFTFGKHRTGNIESLKRMCTEQNIKLVVVEAQFQDKTLISSSHIRTLVAAGNISRANELLGHPYQIEGTVIKGRGMGGSLGAHTANIETENKLVPKNGVYLTRTSILENTKPLHRSYHLKEAPSISSVGWNPTFPGSPFSIETHFLKHNENILGKFIQIDFLERLRDQIKFESPAALKEQIAADIDEARQKHGL; encoded by the coding sequence ATGGAAGTGGTGTACGGCTCTCAAGCTTTTCCAGATTCAGTTTTGTCTCCCATCGTGTGCATGGGAAATTTTGATGGCGTTCATAGTGGGCATCAGATTTTGCTCCAAAAAACCTTAGAAATCGCTGCGACACAAAAAGGAAACGCTTGTCTTTACACTTTTTTTCCTCATCCTGCGCAAGTTCTTTCTCGTGACGCAGCTCCAGTGCTTATTCAAACTCTAGATCAAAAAATTGATTTTCTTTCTCAGTTTCACCTTTCGTTTCTCATTATCGAAAAATTCAATGCAGCCTTTTCAGAATTAAGTCCCGAAGCTTTTTTTCGTGAAATCATTCTTGATAAACTTCATCCAAACACCCTTATTGTGGGATACGATTTTACGTTCGGAAAACACCGCACAGGAAATATTGAAAGCCTAAAAAGAATGTGCACCGAACAAAACATAAAGCTTGTTGTGGTTGAAGCACAGTTTCAAGACAAAACACTCATCAGCTCTTCCCACATCAGAACTTTGGTGGCCGCTGGAAATATTTCAAGGGCAAATGAATTGCTTGGGCACCCTTACCAAATTGAAGGCACGGTCATTAAAGGCCGTGGGATGGGCGGTTCGCTTGGTGCTCACACGGCAAATATTGAAACCGAAAATAAACTTGTTCCAAAAAATGGCGTTTATCTTACGCGCACTTCCATTTTAGAAAACACAAAACCACTTCACAGAAGCTATCACCTCAAAGAGGCTCCCAGCATTTCAAGTGTCGGCTGGAACCCTACTTTCCCAGGTTCGCCGTTTTCTATTGAAACCCATTTTTTGAAACACAACGAAAATATTTTGGGAAAATTTATCCAAATCGATTTTCTCGAACGTCTTCGAGATCAAATCAAATTTGAATCTCCTGCTGCTCTCAAAGAACAGATTGCTGCAGACATTGATGAGGCAAGGCAAAAACATGGCTTGTGA
- a CDS encoding ATP-dependent DNA helicase PcrA, which translates to MLNHAQNKAVEISDGPLLILAGPGSGKTKTLVHRISRLISENIAFPSHILALTFTNKAAAELRKRCEELIGFKAREVTAGTFHSTCLKLLRKHAEYLGYSSNFVIYDDSDQLTLLKECLAQLNLDQNRLPPRSVLDRISRAKDACLSPEAFEKEGLQNPYLRKISQIYHLYQKRLTELQAMDFGDLIRLTVWLFETQPALCEAYQERWRYLLVDEYQDTNNAQYKLLRLLSQKYKNICVVGDDDQSIYKWRGADVSNILRFEKDFAGAQVVKLEQNYRSTASIIAAAEAVVSRNAGRKSKSLWTENEQGKKVVISSFASDREEAKSVARHIKQYIQEGKSYKEVACFYRTNAQSRSFEEAFREHGIPYKIYGGMKFYARAEVKDILAYLRLLQDSRDDIAFKRILNVPARGIGKTSLEKLELFSQENALSLFDALQPFSESGFTKGGLTKKIQDFHALLSLLRDEAKNLSLKDLVHQVLEKTAYVESLASLGTIEAEAKLENINELVSAIEEFRPLEAENALAEFLDQVALVSEADKIDDDMGAVTLMTLHLAKGLEYPLVYLVGMEEGLFPHARSLDDPEELEEERRLCYVGMTRAMQELHLTHAFRRRVFGKEKYSIPSRFLEEIPAELSERRSAKASTPASRLRDLNQLSHTAGHYAVVEESAVDVSNDFDYDFDQTPNYEQQKLFPKGRKVQHPSFGSGIITQSEKSNAGHKVTVKFQSGMVKRLIAEFAGLVPL; encoded by the coding sequence ATGTTAAATCACGCACAGAATAAAGCTGTAGAAATTTCCGATGGGCCACTATTGATTTTGGCGGGCCCAGGTTCAGGCAAGACGAAAACGCTTGTACATAGAATCTCGCGGCTCATTTCCGAAAACATTGCCTTTCCGTCTCACATCTTGGCTTTAACGTTTACCAACAAAGCGGCAGCCGAGTTGAGAAAGCGATGTGAAGAACTCATCGGTTTTAAGGCAAGAGAAGTAACTGCGGGGACCTTTCACTCTACCTGTTTAAAACTTTTACGAAAGCATGCAGAGTATCTTGGCTATTCTTCAAACTTTGTTATTTATGACGACTCCGATCAACTTACCTTGCTCAAAGAATGTCTAGCGCAGCTGAACCTCGATCAAAATCGTTTGCCACCACGTTCAGTGTTAGACCGCATTTCCCGAGCGAAGGATGCCTGCCTTTCTCCAGAAGCATTTGAGAAAGAGGGCCTTCAGAATCCATACCTCAGAAAAATTTCACAGATTTACCACTTGTATCAAAAACGTCTTACCGAATTGCAAGCCATGGATTTTGGAGATCTCATTCGTCTCACGGTTTGGCTTTTTGAAACGCAACCAGCACTTTGTGAAGCGTATCAAGAACGGTGGCGTTATCTCTTGGTGGATGAATATCAAGATACCAACAATGCGCAGTACAAATTGCTTCGCTTGCTTTCACAAAAGTATAAAAATATTTGTGTTGTTGGAGATGATGATCAGTCTATTTACAAATGGAGAGGTGCTGATGTTTCCAACATTCTGCGCTTCGAAAAAGATTTTGCTGGCGCGCAAGTGGTAAAATTGGAGCAAAATTATCGTTCAACCGCATCTATCATTGCAGCCGCAGAAGCAGTGGTGTCAAGGAATGCAGGGCGGAAGTCAAAATCACTCTGGACTGAAAATGAACAAGGAAAAAAAGTGGTCATTTCTTCTTTTGCTTCAGATCGTGAAGAAGCAAAAAGTGTAGCGAGGCATATTAAGCAGTATATTCAAGAAGGAAAAAGCTACAAAGAGGTGGCATGTTTTTATCGCACCAATGCTCAATCAAGATCTTTTGAAGAAGCTTTTCGTGAACATGGTATTCCTTATAAAATTTATGGTGGTATGAAGTTTTATGCTCGCGCAGAAGTGAAAGACATTCTTGCCTACTTACGCCTTTTGCAAGATTCTCGTGATGATATCGCCTTCAAGCGCATTCTTAATGTACCCGCGCGTGGAATTGGAAAAACAAGTTTAGAAAAACTGGAGTTGTTTTCACAAGAAAATGCGCTTTCCCTTTTTGATGCGCTTCAGCCGTTTAGTGAAAGTGGTTTCACAAAAGGTGGCCTCACCAAAAAAATACAAGACTTCCATGCTTTGCTTTCTCTGCTTCGGGATGAAGCAAAAAATCTTTCACTGAAGGATCTTGTGCATCAAGTTTTGGAAAAAACAGCATATGTTGAATCGCTTGCAAGTCTTGGCACTATTGAAGCTGAAGCAAAGCTTGAAAATATCAACGAACTTGTAAGTGCTATTGAAGAATTTCGTCCACTTGAAGCTGAAAATGCATTGGCAGAATTTTTAGACCAAGTTGCGCTTGTTTCCGAAGCTGACAAAATTGACGATGACATGGGCGCTGTAACCCTCATGACACTTCACTTAGCGAAGGGCCTTGAATATCCACTAGTTTACTTGGTGGGTATGGAGGAAGGTCTTTTCCCACATGCACGTTCGCTTGATGACCCCGAAGAGTTGGAAGAAGAGCGCCGGCTTTGCTATGTAGGTATGACACGCGCGATGCAAGAGCTGCACTTAACGCACGCGTTTCGTCGTCGCGTGTTTGGAAAAGAAAAATACAGCATTCCTTCTCGTTTTCTTGAAGAGATTCCAGCCGAACTCAGTGAGAGACGAAGTGCAAAAGCGTCAACACCAGCTTCTCGCTTGCGAGACTTAAATCAGCTTTCGCACACAGCTGGCCACTATGCTGTTGTGGAAGAAAGTGCTGTTGATGTCAGCAATGACTTTGATTACGACTTCGATCAAACGCCAAACTATGAGCAGCAAAAACTTTTTCCAAAAGGAAGAAAAGTACAACACCCAAGTTTTGGCTCCGGTATTATTACCCAATCTGAAAAATCAAATGCAGGCCACAAAGTAACCGTGAAATTTCAAAGTGGAATGGTGAAACGCCTCATTGCAGAATTTGCTGGCCTCGTTCCGCTATAA
- the glmS gene encoding glutamine--fructose-6-phosphate transaminase (isomerizing), which translates to MCGIIGCVGDQNISRVIVEGLRRLEYRGYDSAGIAIIHDQKIELRRAMGKLSQLETLLQEKPLSGIIGIGHTRWATHGKPSEINAHPHRSGGIVLVHNGIIENYNQLRAMLIERGHIFESETDTEVACHLIDYYFQTEGDMLLALRKALSDIKGNYAFVIMHESEPDRLYLAKHGSPLVLGANAQMGLVASDIPALLSYTNEVIFLEDHDLAVIEQKKTTIYSADGKEVSRPTKHIPWTPFMAERGGYKHFMLKEIHEQPQVIEDAFTGRISLSEGKVTLDELQEVCGNNEFPFDEITIVACGTSYHAGVIGKYLIESLAKVRVSVELASEFRYREPVLSGRTLLLPISQSGETADTLAAIKKLKLESKITILSICNVVGSAIPRLSDATLYNHAGPEIGVASTKAFTTQLILLYLLALDISFRRKTMSDAEISHSLQELLTVPREIDSILMDVAPSIQELAKKYAASEHIFYLGRGIHFPSALEGALKLKEISYIHAEGYAAGELKHGPIALIDKGVPVIAICLQDQVHEKMLSNVEEVKARGAKVLMLATEGDVASAAMAENSLFLPASSWCVSPLFVSVALQLFAYYVADHKGTDVDQPRNLAKSVTVE; encoded by the coding sequence ATGTGTGGAATTATTGGTTGTGTTGGTGATCAAAATATTTCTCGTGTTATCGTGGAAGGGCTTCGTCGTCTTGAGTATAGAGGATATGACTCTGCGGGCATTGCTATTATTCATGATCAAAAAATTGAACTTCGTCGTGCCATGGGAAAACTTTCACAGCTTGAAACTTTACTACAAGAAAAACCACTCTCGGGCATAATTGGAATCGGCCACACAAGATGGGCCACTCATGGAAAACCTTCCGAAATTAATGCCCATCCGCATAGGTCGGGTGGAATTGTTTTGGTCCACAATGGAATTATTGAAAATTATAATCAGCTTCGCGCAATGCTTATTGAACGCGGCCATATTTTTGAATCTGAAACAGACACTGAAGTAGCGTGCCATCTTATTGATTATTATTTTCAAACGGAAGGCGACATGCTGTTAGCGCTTAGAAAAGCTTTGAGTGACATCAAAGGAAATTATGCCTTTGTAATTATGCACGAAAGTGAACCAGACAGACTCTATCTGGCGAAACACGGCTCACCACTTGTGCTTGGAGCCAATGCACAGATGGGCCTTGTCGCATCTGATATTCCCGCGTTGCTCTCGTATACCAACGAAGTTATTTTTCTCGAAGATCACGATCTTGCTGTTATTGAACAAAAGAAAACCACCATTTATTCGGCTGATGGAAAAGAAGTTTCTCGGCCCACGAAACACATTCCATGGACACCATTCATGGCAGAACGTGGCGGGTACAAACATTTTATGCTCAAAGAAATTCACGAGCAACCGCAAGTGATTGAGGATGCTTTCACCGGAAGGATTAGTCTTTCAGAAGGAAAAGTAACCCTCGATGAGCTTCAAGAAGTGTGTGGCAACAATGAATTTCCTTTTGATGAAATTACCATCGTGGCGTGCGGCACTTCTTATCATGCTGGCGTGATTGGAAAATACCTTATCGAAAGCCTTGCAAAAGTGAGAGTGAGCGTAGAGCTTGCCAGCGAGTTTCGATATCGCGAGCCTGTTTTGAGTGGCCGCACGCTTTTGCTTCCTATTTCTCAGTCCGGTGAAACAGCAGATACTTTGGCTGCGATTAAAAAACTTAAACTTGAGAGCAAGATTACCATCCTAAGCATCTGCAATGTGGTTGGCAGTGCTATCCCACGTTTAAGCGATGCAACACTTTATAACCATGCAGGTCCTGAAATTGGAGTGGCTTCCACAAAAGCTTTTACCACTCAGCTTATTTTGTTGTATTTGCTTGCACTAGATATTTCGTTTCGGCGAAAAACAATGAGCGATGCTGAAATATCACATTCGCTTCAAGAACTGCTCACCGTTCCCAGGGAAATTGATTCCATTTTAATGGATGTGGCACCAAGTATTCAGGAGCTTGCAAAAAAGTATGCTGCTTCTGAACATATTTTTTATTTGGGACGAGGTATTCATTTTCCTTCAGCTTTGGAAGGTGCCTTGAAGCTTAAAGAGATTTCTTACATTCACGCAGAAGGTTATGCCGCAGGAGAATTGAAGCATGGCCCTATAGCCCTTATTGATAAAGGTGTTCCCGTCATCGCCATTTGTTTGCAAGATCAAGTGCATGAAAAAATGCTTTCTAATGTAGAAGAAGTAAAAGCAAGAGGAGCAAAAGTGTTGATGCTTGCTACAGAAGGTGATGTGGCTTCAGCTGCCATGGCTGAAAATAGTCTCTTTCTTCCAGCATCTTCTTGGTGCGTGTCGCCACTTTTTGTTTCTGTTGCATTACAGCTTTTTGCTTATTATGTGGCAGACCACAAAGGTACCGATGTTGACCAACCCAGAAATTTAGCCAAAAGCGTAACCGTTGAATAA
- the glmU gene encoding UDP-N-acetylglucosamine diphosphorylase/glucosamine-1-phosphate N-acetyltransferase yields the protein MSEISVLILAAGMGTRMKSRSSKVMHQIAGRPMISYPLDFAKVLKSKRVFSIVSPAQSDVKEYLKENKHTFVIQSKPLGTAHAVLAAKKALEGFKGYVLILSGDVPLLKQETILNFVKRVQEKKATLGLITMQLQDAKQYGRVIRDLDARVIKVKEAKNATEAELQITEANAGVYCVKAEFLFKSLKKIKADTLTHEYYLPEIIPQAVKENHSIFTFVSSDETEFLGVNNRVDLAYAEKLMRKRINTTHMLNGVTFVDPENTYVDADVKIGEDSIIFPGAHLQGASSVGSSCVIEHSVVLKNATLSNSVCVKSMSSIEESKVAEGAVVGPFARIRPGTSIGEKVKIGNFVEIKKSVLKKGAKVSHLTYLGDSVIGADANIGCGTITCNYDGNQKHKTIIGDRAFVGSDVQFIAPVSIGAGSTIGAGSTITKNVPPNVLALSRAEQVIIKSWQPKWKRKKKK from the coding sequence ATGTCTGAAATTTCAGTTCTCATTTTGGCCGCAGGCATGGGAACACGCATGAAATCCAGGTCTTCTAAAGTGATGCATCAGATTGCTGGCAGGCCGATGATTTCATATCCTCTTGATTTCGCAAAAGTTTTGAAATCAAAACGTGTCTTCAGTATTGTTTCTCCTGCTCAAAGTGATGTGAAGGAATACCTCAAAGAAAACAAACATACGTTTGTCATCCAGTCTAAACCTTTGGGAACAGCTCATGCCGTGTTGGCCGCAAAAAAAGCCTTGGAGGGGTTTAAAGGCTATGTGCTCATTTTGAGTGGCGATGTTCCACTTTTAAAACAGGAAACCATTCTCAACTTTGTGAAGCGCGTACAAGAAAAAAAGGCGACATTGGGCCTTATTACCATGCAGCTTCAAGATGCAAAACAATATGGAAGAGTTATCAGAGACCTAGACGCCAGAGTTATCAAGGTGAAAGAGGCAAAAAACGCAACAGAAGCAGAGTTGCAAATTACGGAAGCAAACGCAGGTGTCTATTGTGTGAAAGCAGAATTTCTTTTTAAAAGCCTCAAAAAAATAAAAGCCGATACACTTACGCACGAATATTATCTCCCCGAAATTATTCCTCAGGCAGTGAAAGAAAATCATTCCATTTTTACTTTTGTTTCTTCAGACGAAACAGAATTTTTAGGAGTGAACAATCGTGTCGATTTAGCTTACGCTGAAAAATTGATGAGAAAAAGAATTAACACAACTCACATGTTAAACGGAGTTACGTTTGTTGACCCTGAAAATACTTATGTGGATGCAGATGTAAAAATTGGTGAAGACAGCATCATTTTTCCTGGAGCTCATTTGCAAGGAGCAAGTAGTGTGGGTTCTTCTTGTGTGATTGAACATTCGGTGGTGTTGAAAAATGCAACACTTTCCAATTCAGTTTGTGTGAAGTCAATGAGTTCCATTGAAGAAAGTAAAGTGGCGGAAGGTGCTGTGGTGGGGCCATTTGCACGCATTCGACCTGGAACAAGTATTGGAGAAAAGGTAAAAATTGGAAATTTTGTAGAGATAAAAAAATCTGTTTTGAAAAAAGGCGCTAAAGTTTCTCATCTCACGTATCTTGGTGATAGCGTCATCGGTGCAGATGCAAACATTGGTTGTGGTACCATTACGTGCAATTATGATGGCAATCAAAAACACAAAACCATAATTGGTGACAGGGCTTTTGTTGGCAGCGATGTGCAGTTCATTGCTCCCGTAAGCATTGGGGCTGGCAGTACTATTGGAGCAGGTTCAACCATTACCAAAAATGTTCCGCCAAATGTTTTGGCACTTTCTCGCGCTGAACAAGTTATCATCAAGTCTTGGCAGCCAAAATGGAAACGAAAGAAAAAGAAATAG
- a CDS encoding RNA pseudouridine synthase gives MKHQQEEKIQLKVDGVSAGKRLDVFLSEKVQNYSRSSVKRLFEKKLISSPHTSKLKPSLIVEEGMLFSLTLPEPETIDVIPEHIHLDVLYEDADIIVLNKQAGIVVHPAKGNAKGTLVNALLAHCKDLSGIGGELKPGIVHRLDKGTSGVMVAAKNDLAHQSLATQFSSRSLSKTYLAFVYGKFKDESGSFSTAIGRSQRDRKKYSQHTLKPKEALTAWKVLERFSCGVTLVEVALHTGRTHQIRVHFSEAGFPLVGDITYGGEKQVNRIQLKQLKLYLSKLQRPALHSFRMNFSHPRTHDELSFEAPLPNDLQELLDVLRKSEPTLS, from the coding sequence ATGAAGCATCAACAAGAAGAAAAAATTCAACTCAAAGTAGATGGGGTGTCGGCCGGAAAACGGCTTGATGTCTTTCTTTCCGAGAAGGTGCAAAATTATTCTCGCTCATCGGTAAAGCGGCTTTTTGAAAAAAAACTTATTTCCTCTCCTCACACTTCAAAGCTAAAGCCCTCCCTTATTGTGGAAGAGGGAATGCTGTTTTCCCTTACGCTTCCGGAACCTGAAACCATAGATGTTATTCCAGAACATATTCACTTGGATGTGCTGTATGAAGATGCTGATATTATTGTGTTGAACAAACAGGCGGGCATTGTGGTTCATCCGGCAAAAGGCAATGCGAAGGGAACGCTGGTTAATGCCTTGCTTGCACACTGCAAAGACCTTTCTGGCATTGGCGGAGAACTCAAACCAGGCATTGTGCATCGCCTCGACAAGGGAACAAGTGGAGTGATGGTTGCAGCCAAAAATGATCTTGCGCATCAATCACTTGCTACGCAATTTTCTTCACGAAGTCTCAGCAAAACCTACTTGGCATTTGTCTATGGAAAGTTCAAAGACGAAAGCGGAAGTTTTTCCACAGCCATTGGGAGATCGCAAAGAGATAGAAAAAAATATTCGCAACATACTTTAAAGCCAAAAGAAGCATTGACCGCATGGAAAGTGCTGGAGCGGTTTTCCTGTGGGGTGACACTTGTAGAGGTTGCGCTTCACACGGGAAGAACACATCAAATTCGAGTGCATTTTTCGGAAGCAGGTTTTCCTTTGGTAGGAGACATTACTTATGGCGGAGAAAAACAAGTGAACCGCATCCAATTAAAGCAGCTTAAACTTTATCTTTCCAAACTTCAGCGGCCGGCGTTGCATTCTTTCAGGATGAATTTTTCTCATCCTCGTACGCACGATGAACTTTCATTTGAGGCACCGTTGCCAAACGATTTGCAAGAGCTTTTAGACGTTTTGAGAAAAAGTGAGCCAACTCTTTCATGA
- a CDS encoding HNH endonuclease, giving the protein MLYGGIARAVDGNYQTFDFFSWQQSGVSSELIGLVNRSVAVPRVILLQTFDKLPMRNMKFSRNNIFLRDNFTCQYCYHTFPRAELNFDHVIPRSRGGKTSWENVVTSCYACNHKKGDFLPFEAGMPLLKKPKRPNAVPFLTGLKMQSLYEQWNPFLRLHL; this is encoded by the coding sequence ATGTTGTATGGTGGTATTGCACGCGCCGTTGATGGCAATTATCAAACCTTTGATTTTTTCTCATGGCAGCAATCAGGTGTTTCTTCCGAACTCATTGGCCTGGTGAATAGGTCTGTTGCGGTTCCGCGGGTGATACTACTTCAAACGTTTGACAAACTTCCCATGAGAAATATGAAGTTTTCTCGCAATAATATTTTTCTTCGAGACAACTTTACGTGTCAGTATTGCTATCACACATTTCCCAGGGCCGAGCTCAACTTCGACCACGTCATACCACGTTCGAGGGGAGGAAAAACCAGTTGGGAAAACGTGGTCACCAGCTGTTATGCCTGCAATCACAAAAAAGGAGATTTTCTTCCTTTTGAAGCAGGAATGCCATTGTTGAAGAAGCCTAAAAGGCCAAACGCAGTTCCCTTTTTAACAGGACTCAAAATGCAAAGCCTCTATGAACAGTGGAATCCATTTTTAAGACTGCATTTGTGA
- a CDS encoding GntR family transcriptional regulator produces MSTQIRSSFGSSITLRERIVDAIRTSIIKGDMRPGERVSEPALAERFGISRTPIREALRQLGSEGFLTVIPRRGARVSTITEKDVVEFYDVRALLEGYAARLATPRISATELDQMLACNEEMEKYHHAGDLQGNLRVHRAFHEIINKASGNEQLRSMISILGNKFQRFSIHIALSGKNQEAFAQHRDIVQAMRIRDADAAEALVRANALLGKGLMIKEVNAES; encoded by the coding sequence ATGTCAACTCAGATTCGGTCTTCTTTTGGAAGCAGTATCACTCTTCGAGAACGCATTGTAGACGCCATCAGAACTTCAATCATAAAAGGGGATATGCGTCCTGGCGAAAGGGTTTCCGAACCTGCGCTTGCCGAACGTTTTGGCATCAGCAGAACGCCTATTCGCGAGGCTTTGAGGCAACTTGGTTCTGAAGGTTTTCTCACCGTCATTCCCAGGCGAGGAGCAAGGGTTTCAACCATTACCGAAAAAGACGTAGTAGAATTTTACGACGTGCGTGCTCTTTTGGAAGGCTATGCTGCAAGGCTAGCTACTCCGCGCATTAGTGCTACAGAGCTTGATCAAATGTTAGCGTGCAACGAAGAGATGGAAAAGTATCATCATGCTGGCGACCTTCAAGGAAATTTGCGCGTTCATCGCGCCTTTCACGAGATTATTAACAAAGCATCAGGAAATGAGCAGTTGCGCTCAATGATTTCCATTTTAGGAAACAAATTTCAGCGTTTCAGCATTCATATTGCATTATCAGGAAAAAATCAGGAAGCCTTTGCACAGCACAGAGATATCGTGCAAGCCATGAGAATTCGTGATGCCGACGCTGCCGAAGCTTTAGTTCGCGCAAACGCTTTGCTTGGAAAAGGATTGATGATTAAAGAGGTGAACGCAGAATCATAA
- the rimI gene encoding ribosomal-protein-alanine N-acetyltransferase, with product MKTTSGIRLTEFHPEDLDDVMQIEQTLFTLPWSRQSYEELSSLDALHIVVAKKADDLLAYMVFQEIEDEIELHNIGVRVDKQRQGIGALLMEELLRRARQHQVQHIYLLVRASNLQAIRLYEKYHFKGVGYRRSYYSDNQEDALVMRHSLFETISN from the coding sequence ATGAAGACAACGTCCGGCATTCGTTTGACTGAATTTCATCCAGAAGATCTTGATGACGTGATGCAGATTGAGCAAACGCTGTTTACACTTCCTTGGTCCAGACAATCATACGAAGAGCTTTCTAGTCTCGATGCCTTGCACATTGTAGTTGCTAAAAAAGCTGATGATTTGCTTGCCTATATGGTCTTTCAAGAAATTGAAGATGAGATCGAACTCCACAATATTGGCGTTCGTGTGGACAAGCAGCGGCAAGGAATAGGCGCTTTGTTGATGGAAGAGCTTCTTCGCAGGGCAAGGCAACATCAGGTCCAGCATATTTATCTTTTGGTAAGGGCTTCCAACCTTCAAGCCATCCGTTTATACGAAAAATACCACTTTAAAGGCGTGGGATATCGCCGATCTTACTATTCTGATAATCAAGAAGATGCACTTGTGATGCGCCATTCCCTTTTTGAGACGATCTCAAATTGA
- a CDS encoding phosphopyruvate hydratase has product MSEIREIKALEVLDSRGNPTLEVEVITSKSKGRASVPSGASTGIHEACELRDGDKKRYGGKGVSKAVSHVNTVIADALKGKSVFDQTAHDKLMCEIDGTENKEKLGANAILGVSLALAHAASETKHIPLYRYIAELAGVEKPNILPVPMMNILNGGEHADNNVDIQEWMIMPVGANSFSEALRMGAEIFHTLKKVLKAKKFSTSVGDEGGFAPNLASNQEAAALVVQAVEEAGYKAGKDVVLAIDAAASSFFKDGKYHLQAENAVWSAEQLCTWYEKLCSAFPLFSLEDGLAEDAWEDWKHLTKKLGKRCQLVGDDLFVTNTNRLQKGILEKAANAILIKPNQIGTLTETLACIRMAKEAGFATIISHRSGETEDATIADIAVATSAGQIKTGSLCRTDRIAKYNQLLRIEAHLGTAACYEGKSLIRT; this is encoded by the coding sequence ATGAGTGAAATTCGTGAAATCAAAGCCCTTGAAGTTTTAGATTCAAGGGGAAATCCCACGCTTGAAGTTGAAGTGATCACTTCAAAAAGCAAAGGCAGAGCTTCTGTGCCATCGGGTGCTTCTACTGGTATTCACGAAGCTTGCGAACTTCGGGATGGTGATAAAAAACGTTACGGCGGAAAAGGTGTGAGCAAAGCGGTGTCACATGTTAACACGGTGATTGCCGATGCCTTGAAGGGGAAATCAGTTTTTGATCAAACAGCTCACGATAAACTCATGTGCGAAATTGACGGCACGGAAAATAAAGAAAAGCTAGGAGCTAATGCCATTCTTGGAGTTTCATTGGCGCTTGCTCACGCTGCAAGTGAAACAAAGCACATTCCGCTGTATCGCTACATTGCTGAATTAGCGGGCGTTGAGAAACCAAATATATTACCTGTTCCCATGATGAATATCCTCAATGGTGGAGAGCATGCCGATAATAATGTGGACATTCAAGAGTGGATGATCATGCCAGTAGGTGCCAACTCTTTTTCGGAAGCCTTGCGTATGGGCGCTGAAATTTTTCACACCTTAAAAAAAGTGTTGAAGGCAAAAAAGTTTTCAACTTCAGTTGGCGATGAAGGTGGTTTTGCCCCAAACTTAGCTTCCAATCAAGAGGCTGCAGCCCTTGTGGTGCAAGCCGTTGAAGAAGCTGGATACAAAGCTGGCAAAGATGTTGTGTTGGCCATTGATGCAGCGGCCTCTTCATTTTTCAAAGATGGAAAATATCACCTGCAAGCCGAAAATGCGGTGTGGTCAGCTGAACAGCTGTGCACTTGGTATGAAAAGTTGTGTTCAGCATTTCCACTGTTTTCACTTGAAGATGGACTCGCTGAAGATGCGTGGGAAGACTGGAAGCACTTAACGAAAAAACTTGGAAAACGTTGTCAGTTGGTAGGCGATGACCTTTTTGTGACCAACACCAACAGATTGCAAAAGGGAATTCTTGAGAAAGCTGCCAATGCTATTTTGATCAAGCCAAATCAAATTGGAACGCTCACCGAAACTTTAGCCTGCATTCGCATGGCGAAAGAAGCTGGGTTTGCTACCATTATTTCGCATCGCTCTGGTGAAACAGAAGATGCAACCATCGCAGATATTGCTGTGGCAACATCTGCGGGTCAGATAAAAACTGGAAGCCTTTGCCGAACCGATCGCATTGCAAAATACAATCAACTGCTTCGCATAGAAGCCCATTTGGGAACCGCCGCTTGCTACGAAGGCAAAAGCTTGATTCGCACATGA